The genomic segment AAGCAATAACAGATCGGAACGACAAATCAGAGCTTGTGCCAAATTTAATCGCATACGCCAGCCACCGGAGAAGGATTTCACCGGCAGTTGCAGTTGTTCGGTGCTAAACCCCAAGCCGTTAAGCAGAGTAGCGGCACGGGATTGAATTGTCCAAGCATCAATAGTATCAAGTTGAGTATGGATAATCGCAATGCGGTTGCCATCATTTTTTTCATTTGCGTTATCTAGCTCAGCCATTAGATGGGTATATTCCCGATCTCCTTGAATCACATAGTCTAACGCAGAAATAGCTAATGCAGGCGTTTCTTGATTTACCCACGAAATCGCCCAGTTTTTCGGCAACGACACGTCCCCGCCTTCAGGTTGTAATTCATTTTTCAGTAAGGCAAAAAGAGAGGATTTACCACAGCCATTTTTGCCCACCAAACCGACTTTCTGCCCAGAATGAATAGTGGCGGAACTGTTCTCAATCAGGACGGAATGCCCTCGTTTTAAAATTAAGTCTGTAAAAAAGATCATTGCAAGCGGTCTATTTTGTTAAAAATTTTGCGTATTTTAGCATAAAAAAGCAAAGCTATTGCTTTGTGAACTAAAATAAGAAATCCAGTTTAATTCAATATTCTGTGTTGAATTAAACTTAAAAAATAATTAAAATTAAGTTTAATTCAATATTATATATGAGATTAAACTTGATTTAGGCTATTTTGGAGGAAAAATGATTTCTCGGCAAATGCAATCGCTGTTAAAACGGCTCATGGATCAATTTCCTGCCGTTTTAGTGACAGGAGCAAGACAGGTCGGTAAATCGACATTGTTGCAACATATTGGCGAAGGCTATCAATATATTACATTTGATGACCCGATGTTGCTGGAGTTGGCTAAACAAGAATCTCGCCTGTTTTTTTTAAACCATCAAGGCAAGCTTATTTTAGACGAAGTACAGTATGTGCCTGAAATTTTTGCGTTATTAAAGTTAGAAATTGATAAAAAACAGCAAAACGGTTTGTTTTTACTTTCGGGGTCACAAGCCTTTGAATTAATGCAGAATGTGAGTGAAACACTTGCCGGTCGTATTGCGATTTTAAAATTACAAGGGCTTTCGTTGCGTGAAATTTTAGGGGTGAAGTTCGATCAACCTTTTTTACCGACAACCGACTATTTGTTAGCTCGGGAGCAAGAATTAAAATCACCGGAAAATATTTGGCAGCTTATCCATAAAGGCGATATGCCTCGTTTGTATGCACAAGAGGTGAATTGGGAGATTTATTATCGCTCTTATGTAGCGACTTACATTGAGCGAGATGTTCGCCAATTAACCAATATTGCCAGCACAACGGATTTTACCCGTTTTATGGTCTCTATTGCCTCTCGTAGTGGTGAGCTACTCAATTACAGTAATATTGCTCAAGAAGTTGGAGTATCGAATGAAACGATTAAACGTTGGGTCGCCATTTTGCAGACTTCCGGCATTATCTATTTGCTCCAGCCATACCACAACAATCATTTGAAACGGGCGATTAAAACTCCCAAAGTGTATTTTTTAGACACAGGATTAATGGCGTATTTAACCAAATGGCTCACCCCCGAAACTATTGCCCAAGGGGCAAAAAGTGGGCAGTTCTTCGAAACCTTTGTGGTAAGCCAAATTATAAAATCCTTTCATAATCAAGGAATTGAGCCGCCGATCTATTTTTACCGTGATACTAACCAGAAAGAGATCGACTTAATTATTGAGTATGATCGCACGCTTTATCCGATAGAAATTAAGGTCACTGCAAGCCCAACCAAAAAAATGTCAAAAAGTTTTGACTTGCTCAATTCGGTTTCTAGTGAATGGAAATTAGGGCAGGGAGCGATTATTAACCAATATCCGACCAAACTTTATTTAAGTGAAAATTTGGTAGCGTTACCGGTGAGCTATCTGTAAGAAAAAACCGTGCAAGCGGTTGTTTTATGCTAAAATTTTGCAAATTATCAAGATAACAGGAGAGAATATGTTTGATTCATTAGCGGTACAATTTGTGGTTTTATGGGCGGTGATCGACCCGATTGGTTCTGTTCCTGTTTATTTGGCAAAAACCATTGGTTTGCCGATTGAAGCACGTCGCAAAATTGCCTTAAATGCGGTCTTGATTGCCGCCGGTATTTTGATTTTCTTCCTTATCGGTGGGCAAGTGCTGTTAGAATCAATGCAGATTCCGTTACCGGCATTCCAAGCGGCAGGCGGCTTAGTGCTGTTGTTATTTGCTTTAACGATGATTTTTGGCGAAAGCAAGCCCGAGCAAGAAATGCGGATCAGCAGTAACTTGAGTGAATTAGCGGTTTATCCGCTAGCTGTACCGTCGATTGCTTCTCCCGGGGCGATGATGGCAATCGTATTATTAACCGACAATCACCGTTTTCATATCGGTGATCAAATTATTACCGCCGGCATTATGTTATTAGTGCTGTTTATTACTTATTTGCTGTTATTGGCGGCAAATCGGATTCAGCATCTTATCGGTAATGCAGGAGCAGCGATTATCAGCCGAGTGATGGGTCTAATTCTGGCAGCGATTGCGGTGAATAATTTATTAATTGGCGTACGGGACTTCTTTGTACAAGTTGGCTAAACTTTGAATAGGTAGGATAATTTATGGCACTTTTAGCTTTGAGTGATGCGTTAGATAATATGCTTACTCGTTTACCGACACCTAAAGTAGTGGAACAACTTCCATTAAATGAGTGTGCTAACCGAGTGTTGGCAGAGGATATTTTTTCCCCGATTAATGTACCGAATTTTGATAATTCGGCGATGGACGGTTATGCTGTTCGTATTTCAGATTTAGCACAAAATTTAACCTTGACAGTGGCTGGTAAAGCCTTTGCCGGTAACCCGTTTAACGGCGAAATAAAGGCAGGCGAATGTGTGCGGATTATGACGGGAGCATTAGTACCACAAGGCGTTGATGCCGTTGTAATGCAAGAAGAAACGACACTCAATGAAGACGGAACAGTGACTTTTAACAGTTTACCAAAATTAGGTAGCAATATCCGCCGTATTGGAGAAGATGTACAACAAGGGGCTTTGGTGCTGGAAAAAGGCTCATTACTGAATGTCGCAAGTTTGCCATTGTTGGCTTCTCTAGGAATTGCTTCTGTTCCTGTTTTTGCTAAATTAAAGGTAGCGATTCTTTCCACCGGCGATGAATTAACCAGTATAGGCGAACCTTTGGCAGACGGCAAAATTTACGACACGAACCGTTTTGCGGTACGTTTGATGTTAGAAAAATTAAATTGTGAGATTGTAGATTTTGGGATTTTACCTGATGACCCAATACTGTTTGAACAAACTTTCAGACAAGCCCAACAGCAAGCCGATGTGTTAATCACCAGTGGCGGTGTATCTGTGGGCGAGGCAGATTTTACCAAAGATGTACTGGAAAAATTAGGCGAAATTGGTTTTTGGAAAATTGCAATGAAACCGGGCAAACCTTTTGCATTCGGTAAATTAGAACAGGCTTGGTTTTTCGGACTCCCGGGCAATCCGGTTTCTGCATTAGTGACTTTCTACCAATTAGTGCAACCGGCGTTGGCCAAACTTTCGGGTTTATCGGCAGATAAAATTGCAAAATTAACCCAAAATCTAACCGCTTGCAGTGCCGAAAAATTGAAAAAAGCGGTCGGTCGCCAAGATTTCCAACGGGGCTATTACTATGCCAATGAAAAAGGTGAGTTAGAAGTTCGTGCAGTTGGCACGCAAGGCTCACATGTTTTCAGTGCTTTCAATGAAAGTAACTGTTTTATTGTATTAGAAGCAGAACGAGGCAATGTTGAGGCAGGGGAAAAGGTTACCATTCAGCCGTTTAATTCGCTGCTGTATTAATGAATTCAGATAGCACAAGCGTGGACGCTTGCGCCATCGTTTACTATTTAGGTGTAAAAATGGAACTTACCGATCACGAAATGCTACGCTACAATCGCCAAATTATTCTAAAAAGCGTCGATTTTGACGGGCAGGAAAAGTTAAAAGCCGCCCGAGTGTTGATTGTCGGCTTAGGCGGTTTGGGCTGTGCGGCATCGCAATATTTAGCCTCTGCCGGCGTTGGGCATTTGACTTTGGTGGATTTTGATCTGGTTTCGCTTTCTAACCTGCAACGCCAAATTTTACATACCGATGCCACTATCGGGCAGCCAAAGGTGGAATCTGCCAAAGCACGATTAGCAGCGATTAATCCGAATATTCAGATTGAAGCTATCAATCAGCAATGTTCCGATGAGCAGTTAGCCGAACTGATTGCCAATACAGATTTAGTGCTGGATTGCACCGATAATGTCGCCGTTCGTAATCAGCTGAATTTGCAATGTTTTAAGCAAAAACGACCGCTTGTATCTGGCTCGGCAATTCGATTTGAAGGGCAGGTGAGCGTATTTTGCTATCAAGAACAGGAACCTTGCTATGAATGTTTAAGCAGATTGTTTGGCGATGGCACATTAAGTTGTGTTGAAGCGGGCGTGATTGCTCCGATTGTCGGCGTTGTGGGCAGCATTCAAGCCTTGGAAGCGATTAAAGTGTTGCTTAATATTGGTACAACACTCTCCGGGAAATTATTGATGATTGACGGCCTGCATTTTGTAGTGAGAGAAATGAGACTTTCTAAACAGAAAAATTGCTCGGTATGTACCTCATCTTAAGTATTTCTAAATCTTAAAACGTCAAGAAATGTAAATAATGAACGATAGTTCATTATTTTATTTGACGGCTAAATCGTTTTAGCTTATCATTTCCCCTCGTTAATTCCTCCTTAGTTCAGTCGGTAGAACGGTGGACTGTTAATCCATATGTCGCAGGTTCGAGTCCCGCAGGAGGAGCCAGATTTTTTCTTTTGTTCTTGTTTTATTTGTCTCCTTTTATAAAACAGTAATTCATACCTCCAGAATTAGAACAAAAGTATTTTACCCCACTCTTTGAGTGGGGCTTTTTTATTTTAAGTGATTAAAGTTCATTAAAATAATCATTTCCCCAAGTTTCTTCCGCTAATTTGAGTAAATTTGCAAAATCTTGAAAAGAAGGTACCGCTTGTTCTTCTTCCACTTTCACTTGTGCGCTAATGAGCTTTTGTTTGAGGGATTCATACCATTCCAGTAAGGAAAGTGACAGTGGCGATTTTGCCCGTTTTCCCAACCAATACAGCCCTTGAAATGGAATAGAAATGGCAAAAACCGCAGTCAGCACAGCATTTGCTAAAATAGATTGTGTTGGGTCTGTAAAGCAATATTGCCAAACTAACGCAAAGCAAGCAAAAGCGGGCATTACTTTAGAGGAAAATTTTACCAAGCGAATGATGTGGTAATCCGGCATAAAATTGGCTAATTTTTTCTGATTCGGCAGGGTGTTGAGGTAACGTTGCCCCGCATCACATAGACTTAACATAGAATTGTCTCTTTCAAATTTTTCTTTTATTTTAGCTAACTGATTAAAATCTACAATAGGTTAATGCAGTTTGGCTCAAGCCTTGCTATACTTCACAACAAAATATTTACAATCTATTGAAGGGTATTTTATGTCAATTAAATTTCCGGATTTACTGCAACAAAGCTGGAACTTTATGCGTAATCAACACGCATTTTCATTGTTTGCAGTTATCACTATAGTGGCGGTACAGTTAGCTTTTATTTTATTATCGTCAAATTCATCTGAGCTAATGTCTGAACCGCAATCTCAACCAATTCAAATTGATGTTGCCAAAATGGTATCTGTGTTACTGCCAACCATTTTTTTAGGTGTAGTAAACTTATTCATTACTGTATTGATGATTTTCAATATTCAATCAATTAACGATGGCAATTATCGTCAATTTTTCCAAAATTCAGGAAACGCATTAAAGCACTTCCTACCTGTGCTGTTGTTACAATTTGTGATGGTGTTACCGCTTTCTCTCGGTGCATCTTTTGCAATGGCATCGCCTGAAACAGTGATTATTGCATTGCCGGTGTTGGTAGTCGGTTTTTATTTTTTTATCAAATTATCGTTAGTGATTTATGCTTATTTGTTAGAAAAACCACAGAAAGGTTTATCGGAAAGTATTAAATTCACGCTTCAATTATCACGTGGAAAAATGCTACCGCTGATTTTATTTTGTGTGATTTCTTATTTATTACCGGGGATGTTATCTCGTTTGTTCACGGTGTTTGGTAATGACTTTATTGGCATATTCATTACCATTGTTTTAAGTGCGGCAATTAACGTCTTTATGGCGATTTTCAGCTTCCGCTTTTACCAAGTTTACCGCCAAATGCCGGCAGTGCGTTAGGAGTATCAATGAAACAGTTACTTGAATTTATTCCGCTGATTCTGTTTTTTGTCGTGTATAAAATGAGCGGTATTCAGATGGCGTCTATCGCATTGGTTATCGCTACAATCGTGCAAATGATCGCCTTAAAAATGCTCTACGGCAAAATTGAAAAACAGCAAATTATTATGGGCGGTTCGGTGGTCTTTTTCGGCTTACTGAGTGCCTATTTTAATGAAGTCAAATATTTACAATGGAAAGTAACTATTGTTTACGCTCTGTTTGCATTGGTGCTATTAGTGAGCCAATTTGTGTTCAAAACACCATTAATCAAAAAATTATTAGGCAAAGAAATTCAGTTGCCTGAAGCGGTGTGGAATAAAATAAACCTCGGTTGGGCAGCATTCTTTCTGATTTGTATGCTGCTGAATATTTATATCAGTCAATATTTATCGGAAGAGATTTGGGTTGATTTCAAATCTTTCGGCATTATTGGCTTAACCTTAGTCGCAACGGTTATTACCGGTTTCGTTCTTTACCCCCATTTAAAAGAGGCTGAAAAGCAGGAACAACAAAATGAAAGATAAACCTTATGGAAAAGCCCCGGAAGGGAAACTGATTTTAAGAACTTTGGCAATGCCGTCAGACACTAATGCTAATGGTGATATTTTCGGCGGTTGGATTATGTCGCAGATGGATTTAGGTGGTGCAATTTTAGCCAAAGAGCTGGCAAAGGGCAGAGTGGTGACGGTAACGGTGGATAAAATGATTTTCCACCGCCCGATTTCAGTCGGTGATGTTGTCTGCTGTTACGGCAAACTAATGCACCTAGGACGCTCTTCAATGCAAGTGAAAGTCGAAGTGTTTATTAAACAAGTTTATGAGGGAAATCGGGAACGTTATCTGGTAACCGAAGCATTATTTACCTATGTGGCGATTGATAAAGAAGGCAAACCTCGTGCCGTGCCTAGAGAAAATAACCCCGAATTAGAGGAAGCATTATCGCTAATTGATTTAACCCCTGAAAAACAAGGAGAATAGTATGTATTATGTGATCTTTGCCCAAGATAATCCAAATATGTTGGAGAAACG from the Mannheimia haemolytica genome contains:
- the yciB gene encoding Probable intracellular septation protein A, which encodes MKQLLEFIPLILFFVVYKMSGIQMASIALVIATIVQMIALKMLYGKIEKQQIIMGGSVVFFGLLSAYFNEVKYLQWKVTIVYALFALVLLVSQFVFKTPLIKKLLGKEIQLPEAVWNKINLGWAAFFLICMLLNIYISQYLSEEIWVDFKSFGIIGLTLVATVITGFVLYPHLKEAEKQEQQNER
- the yhgN gene encoding membrane protein, MarC family, with amino-acid sequence MFDSLAVQFVVLWAVIDPIGSVPVYLAKTIGLPIEARRKIALNAVLIAAGILIFFLIGGQVLLESMQIPLPAFQAAGGLVLLLFALTMIFGESKPEQEMRISSNLSELAVYPLAVPSIASPGAMMAIVLLTDNHRFHIGDQIITAGIMLLVLFITYLLLLAANRIQHLIGNAGAAIISRVMGLILAAIAVNNLLIGVRDFFVQVG
- the moeA gene encoding Molybdopterin molybdenumtransferase, coding for MALLALSDALDNMLTRLPTPKVVEQLPLNECANRVLAEDIFSPINVPNFDNSAMDGYAVRISDLAQNLTLTVAGKAFAGNPFNGEIKAGECVRIMTGALVPQGVDAVVMQEETTLNEDGTVTFNSLPKLGSNIRRIGEDVQQGALVLEKGSLLNVASLPLLASLGIASVPVFAKLKVAILSTGDELTSIGEPLADGKIYDTNRFAVRLMLEKLNCEIVDFGILPDDPILFEQTFRQAQQQADVLITSGGVSVGEADFTKDVLEKLGEIGFWKIAMKPGKPFAFGKLEQAWFFGLPGNPVSALVTFYQLVQPALAKLSGLSADKIAKLTQNLTACSAEKLKKAVGRQDFQRGYYYANEKGELEVRAVGTQGSHVFSAFNESNCFIVLEAERGNVEAGEKVTIQPFNSLLY
- a CDS encoding Uncharacterized acyl-CoA thioester hydrolase HI_0827, which translates into the protein MKDKPYGKAPEGKLILRTLAMPSDTNANGDIFGGWIMSQMDLGGAILAKELAKGRVVTVTVDKMIFHRPISVGDVVCCYGKLMHLGRSSMQVKVEVFIKQVYEGNRERYLVTEALFTYVAIDKEGKPRAVPRENNPELEEALSLIDLTPEKQGE
- the moeB_1 gene encoding Molybdopterin-synthase adenylyltransferase, whose amino-acid sequence is MNSDSTSVDACAIVYYLGVKMELTDHEMLRYNRQIILKSVDFDGQEKLKAARVLIVGLGGLGCAASQYLASAGVGHLTLVDFDLVSLSNLQRQILHTDATIGQPKVESAKARLAAINPNIQIEAINQQCSDEQLAELIANTDLVLDCTDNVAVRNQLNLQCFKQKRPLVSGSAIRFEGQVSVFCYQEQEPCYECLSRLFGDGTLSCVEAGVIAPIVGVVGSIQALEAIKVLLNIGTTLSGKLLMIDGLHFVVREMRLSKQKNCSVCTSS
- the yfbV gene encoding Uncharacterized protein conserved in bacteria, translating into MLSLCDAGQRYLNTLPNQKKLANFMPDYHIIRLVKFSSKVMPAFACFALVWQYCFTDPTQSILANAVLTAVFAISIPFQGLYWLGKRAKSPLSLSLLEWYESLKQKLISAQVKVEEEQAVPSFQDFANLLKLAEETWGNDYFNEL